A stretch of the Pseudomonas helvetica genome encodes the following:
- a CDS encoding transglycosylase SLT domain-containing protein: protein MRSRLFSFLSCLLLSAAAVQSAQAVDLSTQRQYYDEAKRALAKGDTGPYFRYSQELSDYPLEPYLAYDELTARLKTASNDEIERFLAEHGDLPQANWMKLRWLRWLAERGDWATFVKYYDPKLNFTELDCLNAQYQIGHNLKSEGYANADKLWLTGKSQPETCDSLFAQWAAEGQLTEQKRWERLKLAAHARNYALANSLINNMTTLASRGRLLVDVAQRPEMLDQPSRFTPADEAMSDIVSLGLRRFARQDPDRAMALLDSYAVSMHFSRDEKVAIAREIGLTLARRFDSRALDVMTKYDPELRDNTVSEWRLRLLLRLARWDEAYQLTSRLPQDLALTNRWRYWKARSLELAQPQNPEAQTLYKSLARERDFYGFLAADRSQSPYSLINKPLMLSPALINKVRNTPGIRRALEFLARGQIVDGRREWYHVSRHFSRDEMVAQAKLAYDLKWYFPAIRTISQAQYWDDLDIRFPMAHRDTLVREAKVRGLHSSWVFAITRQESAFMDDARSGVGASGLMQLMPGTAKETARKFSIPLASPQQVLDPDKNIQLGAAYLSQVHSQFNGNRVLATAAYNAGPGRVRQWLSGANHLSFDVWVESIPFDETRQYVQNVLSYSVIYGQKLNSPQPLVDWHERYFDDQ, encoded by the coding sequence ATGCGCAGTCGCCTTTTCAGTTTTTTATCCTGTTTGCTTCTTTCTGCCGCTGCCGTTCAATCCGCCCAGGCGGTGGACTTGTCTACCCAACGCCAGTATTACGACGAAGCCAAGCGCGCCTTGGCCAAAGGCGATACCGGTCCGTATTTTCGCTACAGCCAGGAGCTGAGCGATTACCCGCTGGAGCCGTATCTGGCCTATGACGAGTTGACGGCGCGCCTGAAAACCGCGAGCAACGATGAAATCGAAAGGTTCCTCGCCGAGCACGGCGACCTGCCGCAAGCCAACTGGATGAAATTGCGCTGGTTGCGCTGGCTGGCTGAGCGGGGCGACTGGGCGACCTTCGTCAAATACTACGACCCCAAGCTCAATTTCACTGAACTGGACTGCCTCAATGCGCAATACCAGATCGGTCACAACCTCAAATCCGAAGGTTACGCCAACGCTGACAAACTCTGGCTGACCGGCAAATCCCAGCCTGAAACCTGCGACTCGTTGTTTGCGCAATGGGCCGCCGAGGGCCAACTGACCGAACAGAAACGCTGGGAACGCCTCAAACTCGCGGCTCACGCACGCAACTATGCGCTGGCCAACAGTTTGATCAACAACATGACCACCCTGGCATCGCGTGGGCGTTTATTGGTTGATGTCGCGCAAAGACCCGAAATGCTCGACCAGCCTTCGCGCTTCACCCCGGCCGATGAAGCCATGTCTGACATTGTCAGTCTTGGCCTGCGCCGCTTCGCGCGCCAGGATCCGGACCGGGCGATGGCCCTGCTCGACAGCTATGCCGTCAGCATGCATTTCTCTCGCGACGAAAAGGTCGCCATCGCCCGTGAAATCGGCCTGACCCTGGCCCGTCGTTTCGACAGCCGCGCCCTTGATGTCATGACCAAGTACGACCCGGAGCTGCGTGACAACACCGTATCCGAATGGCGCTTGCGCTTGCTGTTGCGCCTGGCGCGCTGGGACGAAGCCTATCAGTTGACCAGCCGCCTGCCACAGGATCTGGCCCTTACCAATCGCTGGCGCTACTGGAAGGCCCGCAGCCTGGAGCTGGCCCAACCACAAAACCCGGAAGCGCAAACCCTGTACAAGAGTCTGGCCCGTGAGCGCGACTTCTATGGGTTCCTTGCCGCTGACCGTTCGCAATCGCCTTACTCGCTGATCAACAAGCCACTGATGTTGAGCCCGGCGCTGATCAATAAGGTTCGCAATACACCGGGTATACGTCGGGCGCTGGAATTCCTTGCCCGGGGGCAGATCGTCGACGGGCGCCGCGAGTGGTATCACGTCAGCCGTCACTTTAGCCGTGACGAAATGGTTGCCCAGGCAAAACTGGCGTACGACCTGAAATGGTATTTCCCGGCGATCCGCACCATCAGCCAGGCGCAGTACTGGGACGATCTGGACATTCGTTTCCCGATGGCCCACCGCGATACCCTGGTACGTGAAGCCAAGGTCCGCGGCCTGCATTCGAGCTGGGTGTTTGCCATTACCCGCCAGGAAAGTGCCTTCATGGACGACGCCCGCTCCGGCGTCGGCGCCAGCGGCCTGATGCAGTTGATGCCCGGCACCGCCAAGGAAACCGCGCGCAAGTTCAGCATTCCGCTGGCCTCGCCACAGCAAGTGCTGGACCCGGACAAAAACATCCAGCTCGGCGCTGCCTACCTGAGCCAGGTCCACAGCCAGTTCAACGGCAACCGGGTCCTCGCCACCGCCGCCTACAACGCCGGCCCAGGTCGTGTTCGCCAGTGGCTGAGCGGTGCCAACCACCTGAGCTTCGATGTCTGGGTGGAAAGCATCCCGTTCGATGAAACCCGCCAGTACGTACAGAACGTGCTGTCTTACTCGGTGATCTACGGCCAGAAGCTCAATTCACCGCAACCGCTGGTGGATTGGCATGAGCGGTACTTCGACGATCAGTAG
- a CDS encoding universal stress protein has product MPYHHILVAVDLTEECDPVIHRARELSVSNGAKLSLVHIVEPMAMAFGGDVPMDLSQLQQQQFDQAKERLERLINKYPELSKEYSHLTYGQPRQEIHHMAKEQECDLIVVGSHGRHGLALLLGSTANDVLHGAPCDVLAVRLIKS; this is encoded by the coding sequence ATGCCCTACCACCATATTCTGGTCGCCGTAGATCTAACCGAAGAGTGCGATCCTGTGATTCACCGTGCTCGCGAGTTATCGGTCAGCAACGGTGCCAAATTGTCCCTGGTTCATATTGTCGAACCGATGGCCATGGCCTTTGGTGGTGACGTGCCGATGGACCTGTCGCAATTGCAGCAACAGCAATTCGACCAGGCCAAGGAGCGCCTCGAGCGCCTGATCAACAAATATCCTGAACTTTCCAAAGAATACAGCCACTTGACCTATGGCCAGCCACGCCAGGAAATCCATCATATGGCCAAGGAACAGGAATGCGACCTGATCGTCGTCGGCAGTCATGGCCGCCACGGCCTCGCACTGCTGCTGGGTTCCACCGCCAATGACGTGCTGCACGGTGCACCTTGCGATGTGCTGGCGGTGCGCCTGATCAAAAGCTGA
- the pdxB gene encoding 4-phosphoerythronate dehydrogenase PdxB, with protein MLIVADENIPLLDAFFEGFGEIRRVPGRSIDRATVEQADVLLVRSVTNVDRDLLEGSNVRFVGTCTIGTDHLDLDYFQQAGITWSSAPGCNARGVVDYVLGSLLTLAEIEGVELAERTYGVVGAGEVGGRLVKVLQGLGWKVLVCDPPRQAAEGGEFVSLEQIIGQCDVISLHTPLSNNAEHSTWHLFDQSRLNQLKPGAWLINASRGPVVDNTALREVLLAREDLQAVLDVWEGEPSVDIGLAELCVIATPHIAGYSLDGKQRGTAQIYQAFCQFLGQPAQVSLDELLPAPWLAQVHLNASCDPAWALAMVCRGVYDPRRDDADFRRSLVVSGAEQRTAFDLLRKHYPERREIDGLKVRIEGESPALRQMVAALGAMAV; from the coding sequence ATGCTGATTGTTGCCGACGAAAATATCCCGCTGCTCGATGCGTTCTTTGAAGGTTTCGGTGAAATACGCCGCGTACCGGGACGCTCTATCGACCGTGCCACTGTCGAACAGGCCGATGTGCTACTGGTGCGCTCGGTGACCAACGTCGACCGCGACTTGCTCGAAGGCAGCAACGTGCGGTTTGTCGGCACCTGCACTATTGGTACGGATCACCTGGATCTGGATTACTTCCAGCAGGCCGGCATCACCTGGTCCAGCGCGCCGGGTTGCAATGCCCGAGGCGTGGTCGACTACGTGTTGGGCAGCCTGCTGACCCTGGCCGAAATCGAAGGTGTCGAGCTGGCCGAGCGCACTTACGGGGTGGTTGGTGCCGGTGAAGTCGGTGGTCGGCTGGTCAAGGTCCTGCAAGGTCTGGGCTGGAAGGTGCTGGTCTGCGATCCGCCGCGTCAGGCGGCCGAAGGCGGCGAATTCGTTAGCCTGGAGCAGATCATCGGGCAATGCGACGTTATCAGTTTGCACACTCCGTTGAGCAACAACGCCGAGCATTCGACCTGGCACCTGTTTGACCAAAGCCGCTTGAACCAGCTCAAGCCTGGCGCCTGGCTGATCAATGCCAGCCGAGGTCCGGTGGTGGACAACACTGCGCTGCGTGAAGTGTTGCTCGCGCGCGAAGACCTGCAAGCGGTGCTGGACGTGTGGGAAGGCGAGCCGAGCGTCGATATCGGCTTGGCCGAGTTGTGTGTGATCGCCACCCCGCATATCGCCGGTTACAGCCTCGACGGCAAGCAGCGCGGGACCGCGCAGATCTATCAGGCGTTTTGCCAGTTCCTCGGGCAGCCGGCCCAGGTCTCCCTTGATGAATTGTTGCCGGCACCGTGGCTGGCGCAAGTCCACTTGAACGCCAGCTGTGATCCGGCCTGGGCCTTGGCGATGGTCTGCCGTGGCGTGTACGACCCGCGTCGTGATGACGCGGATTTCCGCCGTAGCCTGGTGGTCAGCGGTGCCGAACAGCGCACGGCGTTTGACTTGCTGCGCAAGCATTACCCTGAACGGCGTGAGATTGACGGGCTGAAGGTACGCATTGAGGGCGAGTCGCCGGCGTTGCGGCAAATGGTGGCGGCGCTGGGGGCAATGGCTGTCTAG
- a CDS encoding ATP-binding cassette domain-containing protein, whose product MTLLKFSDVSLAFGAMPLLDKVSWQIARGERVCIIGRNGTGKSSMMKLVKGDQKPDDGSVWRAPGLKIGELPQELPVADERTVFDVVAEGLDGVGELLAQYHHLSQNIVTDADLDKLMHVQHDLEARDGWRLQQLVDSTLSRLQLPADKTLAELSGGWRRRVLLAQALVSEPDLLLLDEPTNHLDIGAIAWLEEALKDFQGAVLFITHDRSFLQNLATRILELDRGGLIDWNGDYASFLVHKEATLAAEETANALFDKKLAQEEVWIRQGIKARRTRNEGRVRALKALRVERSERRERTGKANIQLDTADKSGKQVMVLENVSFAHPDGPFLIKDFSMVLQRGDRIGLLGANGTGKTTLLKLMLSGLQPTSGTVEEGTRIDVAYFDQLRHQLDLEKTVIDNVAEGRDFIDIDGQSRHVLSYLGDFLFSPQRARTPVKALSGGERARLLLAKLFSKPANLLVLDEPTNDLDVETLELLEEVLLTFNGTVLMVSHDRAFLDNVVTSTLVFEGEGKVREYVGGYQDWLRQGGSPRLLGVTESKSGKADLNSAVVTAAPAPVVAQEAPVAKKKLSYKLQRELEALPGDIDAKEQQIAKVQAEMADAGFYQRPAAETAKVIAQLEQLQAELDVLVERWAELDA is encoded by the coding sequence ATGACCCTGCTCAAATTCAGCGATGTGTCCCTTGCTTTCGGCGCTATGCCGTTGTTGGACAAGGTGTCCTGGCAGATCGCCCGTGGTGAGCGGGTGTGCATCATCGGCCGCAACGGCACTGGCAAATCCAGCATGATGAAGCTGGTCAAGGGCGATCAGAAGCCTGATGACGGCTCCGTCTGGCGCGCACCAGGCCTCAAGATCGGCGAATTACCGCAAGAACTGCCGGTGGCCGACGAGCGGACAGTGTTCGACGTGGTTGCCGAAGGCCTGGACGGTGTGGGCGAGCTGCTCGCGCAGTATCACCACCTGAGCCAGAACATCGTCACCGACGCTGATCTGGACAAACTGATGCACGTCCAGCACGACCTCGAAGCTCGCGATGGCTGGCGTTTGCAGCAATTGGTCGACAGCACCCTGAGCCGGCTGCAATTGCCGGCTGACAAAACCCTCGCCGAATTGTCCGGCGGCTGGCGTCGTCGCGTCCTGCTGGCGCAGGCTCTGGTTTCCGAACCGGATCTGCTGCTGCTCGACGAGCCGACCAACCACCTGGACATCGGTGCGATTGCCTGGCTCGAAGAGGCGTTGAAGGATTTCCAGGGCGCCGTGCTGTTCATTACGCACGACCGTTCTTTCCTGCAAAACCTGGCCACCCGCATCCTGGAACTGGATCGCGGCGGCCTGATCGACTGGAACGGTGACTACGCCAGCTTCCTCGTGCACAAGGAAGCCACGCTGGCCGCTGAAGAAACCGCCAACGCGTTGTTCGACAAGAAGCTGGCCCAGGAAGAAGTCTGGATCCGCCAGGGCATCAAGGCTCGTCGCACCCGTAACGAAGGTCGAGTTCGCGCCCTCAAGGCGCTGCGCGTCGAGCGTAGCGAGCGTCGTGAGCGGACCGGCAAGGCCAATATTCAGCTGGATACCGCTGACAAGTCCGGGAAGCAGGTGATGGTCCTCGAGAACGTCAGCTTTGCCCACCCGGATGGCCCGTTCCTGATCAAGGATTTCTCTATGGTCCTGCAGCGCGGCGACCGTATCGGTCTGCTGGGCGCCAACGGTACCGGCAAAACCACTTTGCTGAAGTTGATGCTCAGCGGTTTGCAGCCGACCAGCGGTACGGTTGAAGAGGGCACTCGCATCGATGTGGCCTATTTCGACCAGCTGCGCCATCAGCTGGATCTGGAAAAGACCGTGATCGACAACGTCGCCGAAGGTCGCGACTTTATCGATATCGATGGTCAGAGCCGTCACGTACTGAGTTACCTCGGCGACTTCCTGTTCAGCCCGCAGCGTGCCCGCACGCCGGTCAAGGCGTTGTCGGGTGGTGAGCGTGCGCGTCTGTTGCTGGCCAAGTTGTTCAGCAAACCGGCTAACCTGCTGGTACTCGACGAACCGACTAACGACCTCGACGTGGAAACCCTCGAGCTGCTCGAAGAGGTCTTGCTGACCTTCAACGGCACCGTGCTGATGGTCAGTCACGACCGGGCATTCCTCGACAACGTGGTCACCAGTACCCTGGTCTTCGAAGGTGAAGGCAAGGTTCGTGAATACGTCGGTGGTTATCAGGACTGGCTGCGTCAGGGTGGCTCGCCGCGCCTGCTGGGCGTGACCGAGAGCAAATCCGGCAAGGCCGACCTGAACTCTGCGGTCGTCACCGCAGCGCCTGCACCCGTGGTGGCTCAAGAAGCGCCAGTGGCCAAGAAAAAGCTCAGCTACAAGCTGCAACGCGAGCTGGAAGCGTTGCCGGGCGATATCGATGCCAAGGAACAGCAGATCGCCAAGGTGCAAGCCGAAATGGCCGATGCCGGTTTCTATCAGCGTCCTGCTGCCGAAACCGCCAAGGTCATCGCGCAGCTTGAGCAACTGCAAGCGGAACTCGACGTATTGGTCGAGCGCTGGGCCGAGCTGGATGCCTGA
- the tusA gene encoding sulfurtransferase TusA — MSEMIDTPVDGTLDATGLNCPEPVMMLHQHVRDLPAGGLLKVIATDPSTRRDIPKFCVFLGHELVEQQEDAGTYLYWIRKKSD; from the coding sequence ATGAGTGAAATGATTGATACGCCGGTAGACGGCACCCTCGACGCCACCGGCCTCAATTGCCCGGAGCCGGTGATGATGCTGCACCAGCACGTGCGCGACCTGCCAGCTGGCGGCCTGCTGAAGGTGATCGCCACCGACCCGTCGACCCGTCGCGATATCCCGAAGTTCTGCGTGTTTCTTGGCCATGAGCTGGTCGAGCAACAGGAAGATGCCGGGACCTATCTATACTGGATTCGCAAGAAGTCCGATTAA
- a CDS encoding MATE family efflux transporter, translated as MNSVTDSLAATPLNRPARVRLELKNLLGLALPIMIAQLATTAMGFVDAVMAGRVSPRDLAAVALGNSIWIPIYLLMTGVLLATTPKIAQRFGAKQHDEIAPLARQALWLALCVGLTGSGLLLSAEPILHWMKVDPQLIEPSMGYLHGIAFGFPGIAFYYVLRCYSDAMGRTRPSMVIGVGGLLLNIPVNYALIYGHFGLPALGGVGCGWASGIVMWFMALSMAGWTRWAPFYAPTRVLVRFDRPQWAVIKRLVGIGLPIGIAVFAESSIFAVIALLIGSLGSTVVAGHQIALNISSLLFMIPYSLGMAVTVRVGQALGAGNPYQASFAAKVGLGAALVFAAFSASLILLLREPIASIYTADKTVIQIASMLIVYAALYQFSDAIQVICAGALRGYQDTRATMILTLFAYWGIGLPVGYVLGLTDWFGPASGPSGLWEGLIAGLSCAALMLSIRLTRSARKRIRISRAAS; from the coding sequence GTGAATTCCGTAACTGACAGCCTCGCCGCTACTCCCCTCAACCGCCCGGCCCGGGTTCGCCTGGAGCTTAAAAACCTGCTTGGCCTGGCGCTGCCGATCATGATCGCGCAACTGGCAACCACCGCCATGGGTTTCGTCGATGCAGTGATGGCGGGCAGAGTCAGCCCACGGGACCTGGCTGCGGTCGCACTGGGTAATTCGATCTGGATTCCGATCTATCTGCTGATGACCGGGGTTCTGCTGGCCACCACTCCCAAGATCGCCCAACGCTTCGGCGCAAAGCAGCACGACGAAATTGCGCCTCTGGCACGCCAGGCCTTGTGGCTGGCACTCTGTGTCGGACTGACAGGCAGTGGCCTGCTGCTTAGCGCCGAGCCGATCCTGCACTGGATGAAAGTCGACCCGCAGTTGATTGAGCCGAGCATGGGCTACTTGCACGGTATCGCCTTCGGTTTTCCCGGCATTGCCTTCTACTACGTACTGCGCTGTTACAGCGATGCAATGGGCCGCACCCGTCCAAGCATGGTCATTGGCGTGGGTGGTTTATTACTGAACATTCCAGTGAACTACGCGCTGATCTATGGCCATTTCGGCCTGCCGGCCCTCGGCGGCGTCGGTTGCGGCTGGGCCAGCGGCATCGTCATGTGGTTCATGGCGCTGAGCATGGCCGGCTGGACCCGCTGGGCGCCCTTCTATGCCCCCACGCGTGTGTTGGTGCGTTTCGATCGTCCGCAGTGGGCGGTGATCAAACGCTTGGTCGGCATCGGCCTGCCGATCGGTATCGCGGTATTTGCCGAGTCCAGCATCTTTGCGGTCATCGCCCTGCTGATCGGCAGCCTCGGTTCAACCGTCGTGGCCGGGCACCAGATCGCCCTGAACATCAGCTCGCTGCTGTTCATGATTCCTTATTCCCTGGGGATGGCAGTCACCGTACGGGTGGGTCAGGCACTAGGGGCCGGGAACCCGTATCAGGCGAGCTTCGCGGCGAAGGTCGGCCTCGGCGCGGCGCTGGTGTTTGCTGCATTCTCGGCGAGCCTGATTCTGCTTCTGCGCGAACCCATCGCCTCGATTTACACCGCCGACAAGACTGTCATCCAGATCGCCTCGATGCTGATCGTCTATGCCGCGCTGTACCAGTTTTCCGATGCTATCCAAGTGATCTGCGCCGGCGCCCTGCGCGGTTATCAGGACACCCGGGCGACCATGATCCTGACGTTGTTCGCCTATTGGGGGATCGGCCTGCCGGTGGGATACGTGTTGGGGTTGACCGACTGGTTCGGCCCGGCCAGCGGCCCGAGCGGGCTGTGGGAAGGTCTGATTGCAGGCCTGAGCTGTGCGGCGCTGATGCTCTCGATCCGCCTGACGCGCAGTGCGCGCAAGCGAATCCGCATCAGTCGGGCAGCGAGTTAA
- a CDS encoding ABC transporter transmembrane domain-containing protein: MILMLSARHRRAIRLASRFVAPYRWQALGALLALIVTAGITLSMGQGIRLLVDQGFMTQSPQLLNQSIGVFMLLVLGLAIGTFMRFYLVSWIGERCVADIRQQVFNHLIYLHPGFYENNRSSEIQSRLTADTTLLQSVIGSSLSLFLRNLLMVIGGVVLLFITNPKLTSIVVVTLPLVIAPILIFGRRVRRLSRLSQDRIADIGSYVSESLGQIKTVQAYNHQVQDEQRFAVTVEEAFDTARKRIVQRAWLITLVIMLVLGAVAVMLWVGGMDVIAGRISAGELAAFVFYSLIVGSAFGTLSEVIGELQRAAGAAERIAELLRSENIIQPPVSGQVTLPDRVRGDLLLQDLRFSYPSRPESYAIDGLSLAIKAGETLALVGPSGAGKSTVYDLLLRFYDPIAGRILLDGVPLTQLDPMDLRRCFALVSQNPALFFGSIEENIRYGKPSATLAQVQEAAKIAYAHDFIEKMPDGYQTHLGDGGLGLSGGQRQRLAIARALLVDAPILLLDEATSALDAQSEHLIQQALPSLMKNRTTLVIAHRLATVKNADRIAVMDQGKLIAVGTHQELLASNALYARLAALQFVGAAEEGDLFDGATK; the protein is encoded by the coding sequence ATGATCCTGATGCTGTCTGCCCGTCACCGCCGTGCGATTCGCCTGGCCAGTCGTTTTGTTGCACCTTACCGTTGGCAGGCGCTCGGTGCCTTGCTGGCGCTGATAGTCACTGCCGGCATTACCTTGTCCATGGGGCAGGGCATTCGCCTGCTGGTGGACCAGGGCTTCATGACCCAGTCACCGCAGTTGCTCAACCAGTCCATCGGCGTGTTCATGTTGCTGGTGTTGGGCCTTGCGATCGGCACTTTCATGCGTTTTTACCTGGTGTCGTGGATCGGTGAGCGTTGCGTGGCCGATATCCGTCAACAGGTGTTCAATCATTTGATTTACCTGCACCCGGGGTTCTACGAGAACAACCGCAGCTCGGAGATCCAGTCGCGTCTGACGGCCGATACCACGCTGCTGCAATCGGTGATCGGCTCGTCGCTGTCGCTGTTCCTGCGCAATTTGCTGATGGTCATCGGCGGAGTCGTGCTGCTGTTTATCACCAACCCGAAACTCACCAGCATTGTGGTGGTGACGCTGCCATTGGTGATCGCACCGATTCTGATCTTCGGTCGCCGGGTTCGCCGCCTGTCGCGCTTGAGCCAGGATCGCATTGCCGACATCGGCAGCTATGTGTCGGAATCGCTCGGCCAGATCAAGACCGTGCAGGCCTATAACCATCAGGTGCAGGACGAGCAGCGCTTCGCCGTCACCGTGGAAGAGGCTTTCGATACCGCACGCAAACGTATCGTCCAGCGCGCCTGGCTGATTACCCTGGTGATCATGCTGGTGCTGGGGGCGGTCGCGGTGATGCTCTGGGTCGGCGGCATGGACGTGATCGCCGGGCGCATTTCCGCGGGTGAGCTGGCGGCCTTCGTGTTCTACAGCCTGATCGTCGGCAGTGCCTTTGGCACCTTGAGCGAAGTGATTGGCGAGCTGCAGCGGGCGGCCGGTGCGGCTGAACGAATTGCCGAGTTGCTGCGCTCGGAAAACATCATCCAGCCACCGGTCTCGGGGCAAGTGACATTGCCTGATCGAGTGCGTGGCGATTTGCTGCTCCAAGATCTACGTTTTTCCTACCCGTCACGGCCCGAAAGCTACGCTATCGATGGTTTGAGTCTGGCCATCAAGGCCGGCGAAACCCTCGCGCTGGTCGGACCTTCGGGGGCCGGCAAGTCGACGGTTTATGACCTGCTGCTGCGCTTTTACGATCCGATCGCGGGCCGCATCCTGCTCGATGGCGTGCCGCTGACCCAACTTGATCCTATGGATTTGCGCCGTTGTTTCGCGCTGGTGTCGCAAAACCCGGCGCTGTTCTTCGGCAGCATCGAAGAAAACATCCGCTATGGCAAACCCTCGGCGACCCTGGCTCAGGTCCAGGAAGCGGCGAAGATTGCCTACGCCCACGACTTCATCGAAAAAATGCCGGATGGCTACCAGACACACCTGGGCGACGGCGGTCTCGGACTTTCCGGCGGTCAGCGTCAGCGCTTGGCCATCGCCCGGGCGTTATTGGTGGATGCACCGATCCTGCTGCTGGACGAAGCCACCAGCGCCCTCGATGCGCAAAGTGAACACCTGATCCAGCAAGCACTGCCCAGCCTGATGAAAAACCGCACCACGCTGGTCATCGCCCATCGCCTGGCCACGGTAAAGAACGCCGACCGGATCGCGGTGATGGACCAGGGAAAACTGATAGCAGTGGGTACACACCAGGAACTGCTCGCCAGCAATGCGCTGTATGCGCGGCTGGCGGCGTTGCAGTTTGTAGGCGCCGCCGAAGAAGGCGATCTTTTCGACGGAGCGACCAAGTAA
- a CDS encoding PA1571 family protein, whose amino-acid sequence MSLQNSSDDKIQVIRTRPDQSLGCSIIDAQGREVPITEDMIQSACRELEQRLVKPAKQD is encoded by the coding sequence ATGTCCTTGCAAAACAGCAGCGATGACAAGATTCAAGTGATCCGCACCCGGCCAGACCAGTCTCTGGGATGCTCCATCATTGACGCTCAAGGGCGCGAAGTACCGATCACTGAAGATATGATCCAGAGTGCGTGTCGCGAACTGGAACAACGGTTGGTCAAGCCTGCCAAGCAAGATTGA